The Pukyongia salina genome segment GGACGATGTGAAGACATGGATCAAAAAGACCACTCGTAAATACAGTAAGATCAATTGTATAGGTTCTGGAGGAAACATTAATAGTATCTATAAACTAAGTGAAAAGAAAATAGGCAAACCGCTAAGTTATTTTTACCTGGCCGGCTTTTACGAGGAATTAAAATCCTATACCTATCACGAACGTATCTTCGAATTACAAATGAATCCAGATAGGGCAGATGTGATCATTCCAGCCACCAAGATCTATCTTTCAGCCATGAAATGGAGCGGCTCCAAGAATATGTACGTTCCTAAGATCGGTCTCGCAGATGGTATCGTAAAAAGCCTATACAATGAAAAGGTAGCGGAAGAGATGGAGATCCAGATGCGAGATAAGTAAATTCCCAGATCCCATAGACTATTTATAGTACCGCTTTAAGTAACTATATAATTACTTCCTTATAATTACCTCTAGCCATGGATGGTCTCTTCTTTACCCAGATCCTTCATGATATCTGCTTCATAATTAAGAAGTTCCTGCCATTTACGATTTACTTCTTCCACACTATCCCCATATTTCCGGGCGTATCCCAGGAAGAGGGTATAGTGATTTGCCTCGCTAATCATAAGTTTTCTGTAAAAACGTGCTAATTTTTTATCCTGTAGTTCTTCGCTTAACAACCGGAAACGTTCGCAACTTCTCGCCTCTATCAATGCAGCATATAACAATCTGTGGATTAATTGTGTTGTTCTGCTGCCCCCTTTTGGGAAGAACTGTGTAAGTTTCGAAACATAATGATCTTTGCGATCTCTTCCCATTACCCAACCACGTTCCAGGATGAGATCGTGAACCATTTTAAAATGACTCATTTCCTCTTCAACCAGGGCGATCATATCCTGAACAAGATCTGTATATTCCGGGAACGACACTATAAGTGAAATAGCCGTAGAAGCGGCCTTCTGCTCACAATAGGCGTGGTCTGTAAGGATCTCCTCTATATTTTTCTCAACAATATTCACCCAACGCGGGTCTGTTGGAAGTTTAAGGCCCAGCATCTTTTTTGTACCATCGTCTTTTTGCTCCATAGAATAAATTAAATATCCAGGTCGAACTCCTTTCTTAGGGTTTCGATCAATGGATTTTTTTCCTTTAATTTCTCATACTTCTCACGGGCGGTGTACGCATAACGCTTGGTTTCCTCTTCGTTCACTTCTATGGACAGGTCGATCTCGTAATTCTGTAATTTATCCCGAAGGAAACCAAGTAATTCGAATTTAGCCCGTTCTACTTCAACTCTAATGGTGTCATTTGGGAAGACGAGATGTATAAGAGTACCGTCAAGTTTCGGAGTTCCCATAGTGAGGTGGGAGAGGAGGTTGTACTTGCCGTCGGTTTCAACTTTTTTTGCATAATCTGCCCAGGCCGTCTGCATTTCTTCTTCTGTGAAATCTGTAACGGGAAGATTTTCCTGATCCGGTTGATTGGCGATCAGTTCTTTTTTTAACTGTTGTTTTTTCTGAATACTTTTCAGAGATAGTGCAGAGACCTTCTTCGCATTTCGTTCCGCGAGAATCTGTGGACGCTCAATAACCCGCGGTTGTTCAATTTTTTCTTCTGAAGGAGAAGGCAGGATGCTCTCGGTAACTTTTTCGGAGATCAATTCTTCCGAAGTAACAGGGATATCGCTATCGGCTGGTACTTTCGACTTAGCCACCGGTTTCTTTTCAGAAGCAATTCCCTTAAAAAATGAAGGAGGAATTACAAAGCGCTTAGGTTGAGACTTTTTTTTTTCGTCTCTTTTAGTGATAGAACCTAACTGCATGAGGCATAGTTCCACCAGAAGCCGGGGATTTCTACTCGATTTATACTTTAGATCACAGTTATTGGCAAGCTCGATGGCTTCAACTAGAAAGGAGGCATCTGTCTTTTGCGATTGTTCCAGGTACATTTTTTTCACCTGTTCACCAACTTCAAGTAATTCGACCGTATCCTCGTTCTTACATACCAGAAGATCGCGGAAATGCGATGCAAGGCCCATGATAAAATGATGCCCATCGAAGCCTTTAGATAAAATATCATTGTAGGAGACTAATAACTGTGGAATATTGTTCTCCAGCAACAAATCGGTAATTGAAAAATAGTATGTATAATCCAGGACATTCAGATTTTCGGTAACCGCCTGCCGAGTAAGGTTCTTACCGGCAAAACTCACCACCCTGTCAAAAATAGAAAGCGCATCCCTAAGAGCACCATCTGCCTTCTGGGCAATGATATGAAGTGCATCATCTTCGGCTTCAATTCCTTCGGAAGTGGCAACTTTCGCCAGGTGCTGTTTTATATCCTGAACCGTGATCCTCCTGAAATCGAAGATCTGACATCTCGATAAAATAGTAGGAATGATCTTGTGTTTTTCGGTGGTGGCCAAAATAAAAATGGCATGTCTGGGGGGTTCTTCAAGAGTCTTCAAGAAGGCGTTGAAGGCAGCCGAGGACAGCATATGTACCTCGTCTATTATATACACCTTGTATTTCCCAACCTGGGGTGGTATACGAACCTGATCGATAAGATTTCGTATATCGTCCACCGAATTATTAGAGGCCGCATCCAGCTCGAATATATTGAAGGCAAAATCTTCATCTTCCTTTTCGGTTCCGTCCTGGTTTATCTTTTTAGCCAGTATACGTGCACAGGTAGTCTTACCAACGCCCCTTGGTCCGGTAAATAACAAGGCCTGGGCGAGATGGTTGTTTGCAATAGCATTGTCCAGCGTATTGGTGATCGCCTGTTGTCCTACCACGTCCTCGAACTGAGTAGGCCGGTATTTTCTTGCCGAAACTATGAAGTGCTCCATATTCAAACAAATATAAAAACCTGCTTCCGCTTTTTAAAAAATAGACTTCCCTATTTTACGCTATTTATTAACATTGGAGTATTTTTGCAGCGCAGGCCGCCTTATCGCGCATCAATTCGTTGATGGGAGGAAAGTCCGGACACCACAGGGAAGCATAGCGGCTAACGGCCGTCGTCGTATAGCTCGTGCTATACGATAGGACTAGTGCAACAGAAAGGATGTACAGGTAATGCTGTAGTGAAATCGTGTAAACTCTATGCGGTGAAATACCACGTAAACTTACATTCGAGGGTTCCCGCCCAACGTAAGAGGGTAGGTAGATAGAACTATTTGGCAACAAATGGTCCAGATAAATGATAAGGGCTCTTTAATGTAAATTGAAGAGAACAGAATCCGGCTTACAGGCCTGCATTTTTTTCTTCATTGTATCGTTGGGTGATAAACGATATACAGTCTTCCAGTTTATAGAAGGCAGCATGCGGCCAGCTGAAGAACTGTTCGGCGAACAAGGCCATGTCGTAGGATTCCTTCGAATAACACAAGGTAGCTATCCCAACGATCTTCAGATCATATTTCTCAATTTCCTTATAATAAAGTGGATTTATGGTGTAATCGTTCTTGCGGTTTGATATATATCCGAAGTGATTATCACCATAATAATGGGAGAATATTTCATAATATTTAGCCATTTCCTGTTGTCCCAGGACGACTCCTTCTTTTACGGTTGCGATAACATATTTTTCGTAAAATTCGAAAACAGCAAACCCTAAATCCAAAAACGAACTCTCCGGAGTCTTCATGCAATTCTGGCTGGTTAATTTAAAATACCCATAAAAGTAGTAATTTAAATCAAATTGAAAATAGCTTCCAATAATTTAGAAAATCTTTACTGAAAGAAGCTGAAAACAGAACCTCCGTACTTCCTGGATTCGTTAAAATGAGCCGCGTCCTGTAGGTTTATATGTTTGGTATGCTCAATGATAAGAGTGCCATCTTCTTTAATGAGATCTTGTTCAAAACACTTGGTTACGAGGGTTTCCAATTGGGAAGGCTCAAAATTGTAAGGGGGATCGGCAAAAATGATGTCGAAAGCAGGTTGCTTAACTTCGAGATATTTAAATACGTCACTCTTAACGGTTTTAATCTCTACTTCAAGCTCCTCAGCGGTACGCTGAATAAACCGCACACATTCGTAATGAGCATCTACGCTTACAATATCTTCTGTACCACGTGAGGCAAATTCATAACTAATATTTCCTGTCCCTGCAAATAGATCAAGGAATCTTAATTCTGAAAAATCGTATCGATTATTGAGAATATTAAAAAGCGCTTCCTTCCCAAAATCGGTTGTTGGGCGCACCGGTAACTTTTTTGGAGCGATGATTCGTTTTCCTTTAAACTTTCCTGCAACTATCCGCATACTTATATAAATTTAAGTAACGGATGTTCGTGAACCAAAGTTCCTTCTAGTTGGTGCTGTAAAATGCTTTCAGGCAAAAACTCGATATTCCGGATATACGTATAAGCGATCTCATACAGCGCATCTTCCTCCTTAATTTGCCCCATCATTACTACTTTGGCACTATCCGGATTGATGTCCAATTGTTCGAAACAGAACAGGATGTAGTAAATAAAATCCTCGGGAGTAATAAAGTGATACGAATTGCAGAGCTTAAGCTGAGATGAAGATTGAACCACAATTTGGAAGTTGGAACGCTCTACGTTGATATAAACCGAAGTTTCTTCAGTAAATCTGGATTCCATCGGAATCATTTCCAGCATAACAGATGCCGAATGATAGAATTGAAAACTCCCGAATATATCGAACAGGAAATTATTGATATTCACGTAAGGCACATAAACGATATGCATATTCCTGGCAGGTACGTCGTCCCACGCAATAAAATCGTTTGCGAGTATCTTCGCATTGAATTTTAAATAATCACTGGCTTTCGCCTCATCAAAAAGAGGTGTAGGTACTGCTGTAAATTCGGAGTTGGAATAGATTACACGAACCGATTCGAATTCGGATGCGTCCTTAACGTGCTCCTTTATAAAGGTGTCGATGTCCAATAATAATTCCTCAGGGGTGCGTTCCTTCTGATACACCATAGAGGAGAAGTGGATAACCTCAGACTTGCTGCTATTGGTCAATAAAAAAGAAAGTCCGGTCAATGAAACTTGAACGGACAGTCTTTTATTTGGTATTGTATGCAAGCTATTTCTGCCTATCGTCTGTGTCATAAATTTTCGGCCAGTTACCACTGGTATCAACTTCATCCATTGATCCAACTTTGATATAAGCCCCGTTTACGCCGTCCACCGAGACAACCTGTTTCTCTTGAGCAAGAAGGTCCTTGTCAAGATCGGAAAGGATAACATCTTTAGCGACCCTGGCTTCGAATACAGAATAGATGGTTCCATTCTTATTGAGCTTTCCTGCACGAAGTTCAAACTTACCATCTACGCCTTCCACAGGAATATTCATCATGGTTTTATAACGGTCGGTACCATGAAATAAGGAATCGCGTACCGGCTTAAAGCTTAAGGTGTCAATAATTATTTCTTCTATAAAATAACCTTCTGTTAATCCAAATGCCTTATTCTTTTCAACATCCGGGTAGCTGGTATCTCGACGCTGGGTCACAGCAAATTGTGCAGTATCTACAAAACGAACCAGGCTATCCCAATCTCCAACAAATCCTCCGTTGATCTCCTGGTAAGCAAGCTGTGCCGCTTTTATGTCTTTTAGATTCTTGATAACCTTTGCATATCGGGCCTCTTTTACTTTATTAAACTCGATGGGTCCCTGAATGGACTTGTAGAGCAAATAACCCAGATAAACGATAATAACCCACAGGATTATAGATATGATCGGATTGAATTTTTTAGGAACGAACTTCTCCAGTAAGAGCACTAATCCAATACTGAGAATAATGCCTATGACAATGTATAAAATCATAATTTATGATATGAAGGTTATATTAGTTACTTCGGTCTATCGCAAATCTACAATTTTTTTTTGTTCACAAAAGTATAATCCGAAAAAATCATGGCTATCTTTAACCCCTTAGTTTGGTTATTACCATATGGATGTTTCTGGTTTCTACAGCCTTTTAAAAAGCGATTTTCAATTTAATGCAACTTCAAAGCAGGATATCACTCTACAACTGCTATCACGATTTGTTTTAAGTGAGGATACATCTGAAGTTTTTCTTCTGAAAGGTTATGCCGGTACGGGAAAAACTACCATAGTAGGAACCCTGGTAAAGAATTTGTGGAAGGTGAAACGCTCCTCGGTACTACTGGCGCCAACCGGACGAGCTGCAAAAGTGATAAGTAACTATTCATCGAAAGAGGCTTTTACCATACATAAGAAGATCTATTATCCTAAAAGCAACAAGAGCGGAGGGGTTTCCTTTACCCTACAACCAAATAAACACAGAAATGTCATCTTTATAGTGGATGAGGCATCGATGATCCCAGATGTGAACCAGGATTCCAAGCTTTTCGAAAATGGTTCTCTGCTAGACGACCTAATGCAATATGTGTATTCGGGGCATAACTGCAGATTGATGCTCATAGGAGACACTGCGCAGTTACCCCCTGTAAAATTGGATGTTAGCCCAGCTCTCGATAAGCGGCTGCTTGAAAACCATTACAACAAAAAGGTTATTGCGATCGAATTGGATGAAGTTGTGCGCCAGGAGAAGGATAGCGGTATCCTGTACAATGCAACCCGTATAAGAGACAGGATAGAGGATTCGCTGTTCGAAGAATTTAAATTGAAAGACCACGACTTTCCGGAAGTTATTCGTCCCGAAGACGGACAGGAACTTATGGATGCGATCAACGATTGTTATACCGAGTTAGGAAAGGAAGAAACCGTGATCATTGTGCGCTCTAATAAACGGGCAAATTTATACAACCAAAATATCCGTAACAGAATATTATTTCAGGAAGAGGAGCTTTCTGCCGGGGATTTTTTAATGGTTGTAAAGAATAATTATTTCTGGATCAAACCACATACCGAAGCTGGTTTCATCGCAAATGGCGACATCATTCAGGTATTGGAGATATTTGGTTTTAAAGAGTTGTATGGATTTCGTTTTGCTGAAGTTCAAGTTCAGATGGTAGATTATCCGAAAATGGCCCCCTTTGAGACTGTGCTGCTCCTCGATACGCTTACTTCCGAAACTCCTTCACTTTCGTACGACGAATCCAATCGCCTTTACCAGGAGGTGGTTAAGGATTACGCAGATGTGAAATCAAACTATAAACGCTTCCTTTCAGTAAAGAACAATAAATATTTTAACGCGCTGCAAGTGAAATTCTCCTACGCAATAACTTGTCATAAATCGCAAGGTGGACAATGGCATACGGTCTTCGTGGAGCAGCCTTACCTACCTGATGGCGTGAACAAAGATTACCTTCGCTGGTTGTACACTGCTATCACCCGCGCAAAGGAAAGAGTGTATTTAATTGGATTTAAAAATGATTTTTTCGACGATTCGCTGTAAACCTTTTTGCATTCCTTACATCTATTCTGTAGAAAAGTACTGCGATAATGTAGAATTCTCTTATTTTTGGGGCCAATAATAAAGATTTCTCAATTGAAAGTAATAGCAATGATACCTGCGCGTTATGGCGCATCCCGATTTCCGGGAAAGTTGATGCAGGACCTGGGAGGAAAGCCCGTGATCGTTCGTACGTATGAAGCCGCTAAAGATACCGGCTTGTTCGACGAAGTATATGTGGTGACAGATAGTGAGATCATCTTCAAAGAGATCGAATTACATGGTGGAAAGGCTATTATGAGCAAAAAGGAGCACGACAGTGGGAGTGACCGGATTGCAGAGGCCGCCGAAAATATGGATGTCGACATTGTAGTAAATGTTCAGGGAGATGAACCTTTTACCAGCAAAGACGGACTGGAGCATGTTTTAAGTGTATTTAACGGGGCGGATGCCGATAAAATTGACTTGGCATCCTTAATGACCGAAATACACGACTGGAAGGAGATAAGCGACCCTAATTGTGTAAAGGTAATTGTCGATAAAGACAATTTTGCACAATATTTTTCGCGCTCCCCAATACCTTATCCCAGGGACAAGAACGCCGCAGTACAGTATTATAAACATAAAGGTATCTATGCATTCCGAAAGGAGGCACTCATGGATTTCTATCGATTACCAATGCGATCCCTAGAAGCTGCCGAAAAAATAGAATGTATACGTTACCTCGAATATGGAAAAAACATCAAAATGGCTGTAACTGCAACGCAAGGAATTGAAATTGACACCCCGGAAGATCTTAAACGGGCGAACAAGGTTTTAAAGGAACAGAAAAAAGATACGGTAAACAATAAGTATCGAAATTTCCCTATGGTGCCTAAAGTGGTTTTCGGTGAGGGGAGCTTCGATCAATTATCTTCTATTTTGGCACCTCAGAGAAAGGACAAAGCGCCTTTTATATTCCTGGTGGATGATGTTTTCGTAGGTGACGAAAAAATTGTCGATAGGATCAATCTTAGATTCAACGATAAGATGATATTTGTTTCTGCAGATGAAGAACCAAAAACCAGCCAGGTTGACGAGATCGTAAAAGAAATAAAATCCGAATTCACTTATAAACCCTCCGGTATCATAGGTATAGGCGGGGGGACCATTCTAGACCTTGCCAAAGCAGTGGCTATTATGCTTACTAATAAGGGAAGT includes the following:
- the miaE gene encoding tRNA-(ms[2]io[6]A)-hydroxylase — encoded protein: MLGLKLPTDPRWVNIVEKNIEEILTDHAYCEQKAASTAISLIVSFPEYTDLVQDMIALVEEEMSHFKMVHDLILERGWVMGRDRKDHYVSKLTQFFPKGGSRTTQLIHRLLYAALIEARSCERFRLLSEELQDKKLARFYRKLMISEANHYTLFLGYARKYGDSVEEVNRKWQELLNYEADIMKDLGKEETIHG
- a CDS encoding DNA polymerase III subunit gamma/tau — translated: MEHFIVSARKYRPTQFEDVVGQQAITNTLDNAIANNHLAQALLFTGPRGVGKTTCARILAKKINQDGTEKEDEDFAFNIFELDAASNNSVDDIRNLIDQVRIPPQVGKYKVYIIDEVHMLSSAAFNAFLKTLEEPPRHAIFILATTEKHKIIPTILSRCQIFDFRRITVQDIKQHLAKVATSEGIEAEDDALHIIAQKADGALRDALSIFDRVVSFAGKNLTRQAVTENLNVLDYTYYFSITDLLLENNIPQLLVSYNDILSKGFDGHHFIMGLASHFRDLLVCKNEDTVELLEVGEQVKKMYLEQSQKTDASFLVEAIELANNCDLKYKSSRNPRLLVELCLMQLGSITKRDEKKKSQPKRFVIPPSFFKGIASEKKPVAKSKVPADSDIPVTSEELISEKVTESILPSPSEEKIEQPRVIERPQILAERNAKKVSALSLKSIQKKQQLKKELIANQPDQENLPVTDFTEEEMQTAWADYAKKVETDGKYNLLSHLTMGTPKLDGTLIHLVFPNDTIRVEVERAKFELLGFLRDKLQNYEIDLSIEVNEEETKRYAYTAREKYEKLKEKNPLIETLRKEFDLDI
- a CDS encoding RsmD family RNA methyltransferase, producing the protein MRIVAGKFKGKRIIAPKKLPVRPTTDFGKEALFNILNNRYDFSELRFLDLFAGTGNISYEFASRGTEDIVSVDAHYECVRFIQRTAEELEVEIKTVKSDVFKYLEVKQPAFDIIFADPPYNFEPSQLETLVTKCFEQDLIKEDGTLIIEHTKHINLQDAAHFNESRKYGGSVFSFFQ
- a CDS encoding DUF3822 family protein: MTQTIGRNSLHTIPNKRLSVQVSLTGLSFLLTNSSKSEVIHFSSMVYQKERTPEELLLDIDTFIKEHVKDASEFESVRVIYSNSEFTAVPTPLFDEAKASDYLKFNAKILANDFIAWDDVPARNMHIVYVPYVNINNFLFDIFGSFQFYHSASVMLEMIPMESRFTEETSVYINVERSNFQIVVQSSSQLKLCNSYHFITPEDFIYYILFCFEQLDINPDSAKVVMMGQIKEEDALYEIAYTYIRNIEFLPESILQHQLEGTLVHEHPLLKFI
- a CDS encoding ATP-dependent DNA helicase, which codes for MDVSGFYSLLKSDFQFNATSKQDITLQLLSRFVLSEDTSEVFLLKGYAGTGKTTIVGTLVKNLWKVKRSSVLLAPTGRAAKVISNYSSKEAFTIHKKIYYPKSNKSGGVSFTLQPNKHRNVIFIVDEASMIPDVNQDSKLFENGSLLDDLMQYVYSGHNCRLMLIGDTAQLPPVKLDVSPALDKRLLENHYNKKVIAIELDEVVRQEKDSGILYNATRIRDRIEDSLFEEFKLKDHDFPEVIRPEDGQELMDAINDCYTELGKEETVIIVRSNKRANLYNQNIRNRILFQEEELSAGDFLMVVKNNYFWIKPHTEAGFIANGDIIQVLEIFGFKELYGFRFAEVQVQMVDYPKMAPFETVLLLDTLTSETPSLSYDESNRLYQEVVKDYADVKSNYKRFLSVKNNKYFNALQVKFSYAITCHKSQGGQWHTVFVEQPYLPDGVNKDYLRWLYTAITRAKERVYLIGFKNDFFDDSL